The Tenacibaculum jejuense genome includes a window with the following:
- a CDS encoding class I SAM-dependent DNA methyltransferase produces the protein MQSLYSNGLENIYDEMYQTFINYEEEFQFYSKIIKKHNKENVLEIGCGSGHLAKHFIHSTIDYNGMDLSNDMVKLSQKRNPTGTFHKGDMTNFYLNKTFDSVIITARTTSYLLNNVSVQKAIKNIYSHLDKKGIFCFDFIDANRFFKLIKDGKTIIHNAETRNTTYSRTSFMKPKITKENFMFQWDAKYYEIKNKNHTLITEDQSEVRAFTINEWQLFLEINNFTVLEIIDRKSYAFDTYVVVAQKQ, from the coding sequence ATGCAAAGTTTATATTCTAATGGTTTAGAAAACATCTATGATGAAATGTATCAAACCTTTATCAATTATGAGGAAGAATTTCAATTTTACTCAAAAATTATCAAAAAACACAATAAAGAAAATGTATTAGAAATTGGTTGTGGTTCTGGTCATTTAGCAAAACATTTTATTCATTCTACAATCGATTACAACGGTATGGATTTAAGTAATGATATGGTTAAACTATCACAAAAGAGAAATCCAACAGGTACTTTTCATAAAGGTGATATGACCAATTTTTATTTAAATAAAACTTTTGATAGTGTAATCATTACAGCTAGAACAACTAGTTACTTATTGAATAATGTTTCAGTACAAAAAGCTATAAAAAACATTTATAGCCATCTAGATAAAAAAGGAATATTTTGCTTCGATTTTATAGATGCAAACCGTTTTTTTAAACTAATAAAAGATGGAAAAACAATTATTCACAATGCAGAAACAAGAAATACAACATATTCAAGAACTAGTTTTATGAAACCTAAGATTACCAAAGAGAATTTTATGTTTCAATGGGATGCAAAATATTATGAAATTAAAAATAAAAATCACACGCTTATCACTGAAGATCAATCTGAAGTTCGTGCTTTTACAATAAATGAATGGCAATTATTTCTGGAGATAAATAATTTTACAGTTTTAGAAATAATTGATAGAAAGAGTTACGCATTCGATACGTATGTCGTTGTAGCTCAAAAACAATAA
- a CDS encoding 4Fe-4S dicluster domain-containing protein yields the protein MAIIITDECINCGACEPECPNTAIYEGAEEWKYADGTDLEGNIVLPNGNNANADEDQEPISDEIYYIVADKCTECKGFHEEPQCAAVCPVDCCVPDENNVETEEELLGKQRFMHND from the coding sequence ATGGCGATTATTATAACAGATGAATGTATAAATTGTGGTGCTTGTGAACCTGAGTGCCCAAATACAGCAATATACGAAGGAGCAGAAGAGTGGAAATATGCAGATGGTACAGATTTAGAAGGAAATATAGTTTTACCAAACGGAAATAATGCAAACGCAGATGAAGATCAGGAGCCAATTTCTGATGAAATTTATTACATAGTTGCAGATAAATGTACAGAATGTAAAGGATTTCATGAAGAGCCACAATGTGCTGCTGTTTGTCCTGTTGATTGTTGTGTTCCTGATGAAAACAACGTAGAAACAGAAGAAGAGTTGTTAGGTAAACAACGATTTATGCACAACGATTAA
- a CDS encoding acyl-CoA reductase, with protein sequence MDKIGKRIEAFIKLGDFLSQFSRNEILKDAKVEFNDIFFDGFKHQLKLAEENNSWFTKENLLFACESWASALTEKNIEQWTKDESLNNDSTKTVAIIMAGNIPLVGFHDFLSVLISGHAVLTKLSSNDKHLLPFLAKYLEFCNEEFKGKISFTSEKLENFDAVIATGSNNTARYFEFYFKDKPNIIRKNRNSVAVISGNENEEDYAKLSEDVFRYFGLGCRSVSKLFIPKGYDFDQFFKGMYNKQDIINNTKYANNYDYNKAVYLMSEFDILENGFLMIKEDESYASPIASVFYEYYENSDDLKIKLFEDREKIQCVVSKDFIENEISFGQTQHPNLWDYADGINTLNFLSNL encoded by the coding sequence ATGGACAAAATCGGAAAACGTATTGAAGCCTTTATCAAATTAGGTGATTTTTTAAGTCAATTTTCTAGAAATGAAATTTTAAAAGATGCTAAAGTAGAATTTAATGATATTTTCTTTGATGGGTTTAAGCATCAACTAAAATTGGCAGAAGAAAATAACAGCTGGTTTACAAAAGAAAATCTACTATTTGCTTGTGAGAGCTGGGCGAGCGCTTTGACCGAAAAAAATATTGAACAGTGGACAAAAGATGAATCATTGAACAACGATTCAACAAAAACTGTTGCAATAATTATGGCTGGTAACATTCCATTAGTTGGTTTTCATGATTTCCTTTCTGTACTAATTTCTGGTCATGCTGTTTTAACTAAACTTTCAAGCAACGATAAACACTTACTGCCTTTTTTAGCTAAATATCTTGAGTTTTGTAATGAAGAATTTAAAGGTAAAATTTCTTTCACCAGTGAAAAATTAGAAAATTTTGATGCAGTTATCGCCACAGGAAGTAATAATACTGCAAGATATTTTGAATTTTATTTTAAAGATAAACCTAATATTATTCGTAAAAACAGAAACTCAGTTGCAGTAATATCTGGAAATGAAAACGAAGAAGATTATGCAAAATTAAGCGAAGATGTTTTTCGTTATTTCGGTTTAGGGTGTCGTTCTGTTTCTAAATTATTCATTCCTAAAGGATATGATTTTGATCAATTCTTTAAAGGCATGTACAATAAACAAGATATTATTAATAATACCAAGTATGCTAATAATTACGATTATAACAAAGCGGTATACTTAATGAGTGAATTCGATATTCTTGAAAACGGATTTTTAATGATTAAAGAAGATGAAAGTTACGCTTCACCCATTGCATCTGTTTTTTATGAATATTATGAAAACTCTGATGACTTAAAAATTAAACTTTTCGAAGACCGAGAAAAAATACAATGTGTAGTTTCTAAGGATTTTATTGAAAATGAAATCTCTTTCGGACAAACACAACATCCTAATTTATGGGATTATGCTGATGGCATAAACACATTAAACTTTCTATCAAACCTCTAA
- the serC gene encoding 3-phosphoserine/phosphohydroxythreonine transaminase: protein MKKHNFSAGPCILPEEVLKQASEAIVNFNNDDLSLIEISHRSAPFVEVIEKGRRLALEHLNLLNKGYKALFLQGGASTQFLMTAYNFLSKKAAYLNTGTWSTKAIKEARLFGDLIEVASSKDKNFTYIPKEYTVPNDVDFFHCTSNNTIYGTQMKTFPETNVPLICDMSSDIFSRQLDFSKFDLIYAGAQKNMGPAGTTLVVIKEDLLERICREVPSMLSYKVHVERDSMFNTPSVFAVYVSMLTLDWLKGLGGVSFIEDVNKKKAKLLYDEIDRNPLFKGIVSKEDRSTMNATFTIVNEDLQSRFDSMWKEANISGINGHRSVGGYRASMYNALPLYSVQALVDVMKELERKA, encoded by the coding sequence ATGAAAAAGCACAATTTTAGCGCGGGTCCATGTATTTTACCTGAAGAAGTATTAAAACAAGCTTCTGAAGCTATTGTAAATTTTAATAATGACGACTTATCATTAATTGAAATTTCCCATAGAAGCGCACCTTTTGTAGAGGTTATAGAAAAAGGAAGAAGACTAGCATTAGAGCATCTTAACTTATTAAATAAGGGGTATAAAGCTCTATTTTTACAAGGAGGCGCTAGTACTCAGTTCTTAATGACAGCTTATAATTTTTTAAGCAAAAAAGCTGCGTATTTAAATACTGGAACTTGGAGTACTAAAGCAATTAAAGAAGCTAGATTATTTGGTGATTTAATTGAAGTAGCTTCTTCAAAAGATAAAAACTTCACTTATATTCCAAAAGAATATACGGTACCTAATGATGTAGATTTTTTTCATTGTACCAGTAATAATACCATTTATGGAACACAAATGAAAACATTCCCAGAAACTAATGTTCCTTTGATTTGTGACATGAGTTCAGATATTTTTTCTCGTCAATTAGATTTTTCAAAATTTGACTTAATTTATGCTGGAGCTCAAAAAAATATGGGACCTGCTGGTACTACTCTAGTTGTTATTAAAGAAGATTTACTTGAGCGTATTTGTAGAGAAGTTCCTTCTATGTTAAGCTACAAAGTTCATGTAGAAAGAGACAGTATGTTTAATACGCCTTCTGTTTTTGCAGTATATGTTTCTATGCTAACCTTAGATTGGTTAAAAGGCTTAGGCGGAGTTTCTTTTATTGAAGATGTAAATAAAAAGAAAGCGAAATTATTATATGATGAAATAGATAGAAATCCTCTTTTCAAAGGAATCGTATCCAAAGAGGATCGAAGTACTATGAATGCTACATTCACTATTGTTAACGAAGATTTACAGTCCCGTTTCGATTCGATGTGGAAAGAAGCTAACATTAGCGGAATAAATGGCCACCGTTCTGTTGGCGGTTACAGAGCTAGTATGTACAATGCTTTACCTTTATATAGTGTACAAGCATTAGTAGATGTAATGAAAGAGTTAGAAAGAAAAGCATAA
- a CDS encoding NAD(P)-dependent oxidoreductase, protein MKILVNEGITQGGVDILESKGFEVIITKVAQEQLENYINDNSIDAILVKDNTQIQQELIDGCPTLKLIASGGSMDNIDVQYAIDQGLHIVDSKEGSANATAELIFAHLSGLARNLHLANREMPLEGDMNFKGLHKLYQGVELSGKTLGLIGINSSSLATAKIALGYGMKVVFSDPEIVETSLELEFFDGQTVNFEFNTIPFDELLEESDFITVHLNSDNFKLGEAEFKKVKEGVMIINCVKEGLVDEIALITSIDKGPIRYAALDVFENQPNPEIQLLMNPNLSLSPNVAKATNEAQEKISIELANQIANLLS, encoded by the coding sequence ATGAAAATATTAGTAAACGAAGGAATTACTCAAGGAGGAGTTGATATTTTAGAAAGCAAAGGATTTGAGGTAATTATTACTAAAGTTGCTCAAGAACAACTTGAGAACTATATAAATGATAATAGCATTGATGCTATTTTAGTTAAAGACAATACACAAATTCAACAAGAATTGATTGATGGTTGTCCCACTTTAAAATTAATTGCTTCTGGTGGCTCAATGGATAACATCGACGTACAATATGCTATTGATCAAGGTTTACACATTGTTGATAGTAAGGAAGGAAGTGCTAATGCTACAGCCGAATTAATTTTTGCTCACTTATCTGGTTTAGCTAGAAATTTACATTTAGCAAACAGAGAAATGCCTTTAGAAGGTGATATGAATTTTAAAGGATTACACAAATTATATCAAGGAGTAGAATTAAGTGGTAAAACGTTAGGTTTAATAGGAATTAATAGTTCAAGTTTAGCTACAGCAAAAATAGCTTTAGGTTATGGAATGAAAGTTGTGTTCTCTGATCCTGAAATTGTAGAAACATCACTTGAATTAGAGTTCTTCGATGGACAAACTGTAAATTTTGAATTTAACACTATTCCTTTTGATGAATTACTTGAAGAATCTGACTTTATAACTGTACACTTAAACTCAGATAACTTTAAATTAGGAGAAGCTGAATTTAAAAAAGTAAAAGAAGGCGTGATGATTATTAACTGTGTAAAAGAAGGTTTAGTAGATGAAATAGCATTAATTACTTCTATAGATAAAGGACCTATTCGTTATGCTGCTTTAGATGTTTTTGAAAATCAACCAAATCCAGAGATTCAATTATTAATGAATCCAAATTTATCATTATCACCTAATGTTGCTAAAGCTACAAACGAAGCACAAGAAAAAATTAGTATCGAATTGGCAAATCAAATTGCTAATTTACTATCGTAA
- a CDS encoding DUF1015 domain-containing protein: MAKIKPFKAVRPTRDKVALVSSKSYETYPESELNAKLAFNPFTFLHVVNPGYKYHIQDVTGEKRFKLVHNRYLEFKEANVFTQDKTPSLYVYQKISSGKSFSGIIAATSTEDYHNNVIKIHERTLRKRELLFENYLKNTGFNAEPVLLTYPDNDQVETIIKKYQKERAEYEFTTSDKDLHLLWLIDTPSDIESLTEAFQNIETLYIADGHHRTTSSCILAKNLANENPNHTGEEDYNFFMSYLLPESQLSIYEFNRFIKDLNGLTPDEFLIELDTYFRIEKRGQELYKPKEKHHFSMYLKGDFYALYLRKSAYEFTDDLSKLDAEILFQTVLKPILGIEDIRNDSKIIYSQDKSDSLELKTKVDNGQFVVSFGMMPTSIQEIKTIVDKGLVMPPKTTYIEPKLRSALTIYEIL; this comes from the coding sequence ATGGCTAAAATAAAACCGTTTAAAGCAGTTCGACCAACTCGAGATAAAGTTGCATTAGTTTCATCTAAATCTTATGAAACTTATCCAGAAAGTGAATTGAATGCTAAACTAGCATTCAATCCTTTTACTTTTTTACATGTTGTAAACCCTGGATACAAATATCATATACAAGATGTTACGGGTGAAAAACGCTTTAAATTAGTTCATAATAGATATTTAGAGTTTAAAGAAGCTAACGTTTTTACACAAGATAAAACGCCATCTTTATACGTATATCAAAAAATATCTTCAGGAAAATCGTTCAGCGGAATCATTGCTGCTACTTCAACTGAGGATTATCACAATAATGTGATCAAAATTCATGAACGAACACTAAGAAAAAGAGAATTACTATTTGAAAATTACTTGAAAAATACCGGATTTAATGCAGAGCCAGTACTCCTCACCTATCCAGACAATGATCAAGTAGAAACAATTATAAAAAAATATCAAAAAGAAAGAGCAGAATACGAGTTTACAACTTCAGATAAAGATCTTCATTTGTTGTGGTTAATAGATACTCCATCAGATATTGAAAGTTTAACTGAAGCTTTTCAAAATATAGAAACACTTTATATTGCAGACGGACACCATCGCACAACATCATCTTGTATTTTAGCTAAAAATTTAGCTAACGAAAATCCAAATCACACAGGAGAAGAAGATTACAACTTCTTCATGAGTTATTTATTACCTGAAAGTCAGCTTAGTATTTATGAATTCAACCGATTTATTAAAGATTTAAACGGTTTAACACCAGATGAATTTCTAATTGAGTTAGATACTTATTTCAGAATAGAAAAAAGAGGTCAGGAATTATACAAACCAAAAGAAAAACATCATTTCAGTATGTATCTGAAAGGCGATTTTTATGCACTTTATTTACGTAAATCTGCCTATGAATTCACTGATGATTTAAGCAAATTAGATGCTGAAATTTTATTTCAAACTGTTTTAAAACCAATTCTAGGTATAGAAGATATTAGAAATGATTCTAAAATTATCTATTCTCAAGATAAATCTGATAGTTTAGAACTTAAAACCAAAGTGGATAATGGACAATTTGTTGTTTCTTTTGGTATGATGCCTACTTCTATACAAGAAATTAAAACTATAGTAGATAAAGGTTTAGTGATGCCGCCTAAAACAACATATATAGAGCCAAAATTAAGAAGTGCCTTAACAATTTACGAAATCTTATAA
- a CDS encoding YggS family pyridoxal phosphate-dependent enzyme translates to MMIKDNLNQIKSKLPKEITLVAVSKTKPSTDILEAYEAGQRIFGENKIQEMVTKYDELPKDIQWHMIGHLQRNKVKYMAHFVDLIHGVDSFKTLLEINKQALKHDRVINCLLQARIAKEETKFGLPFDEIKNILNSKEFSNLNNVKVVGLMGMATFTDNQDQLTKEFSSLYNLYNDLKENNADFSILSMGMSGDYKLAIECGSTMVRIGSSIFGARNYKK, encoded by the coding sequence ATAATGATAAAAGATAACCTTAATCAAATAAAAAGTAAACTTCCAAAAGAAATTACATTAGTTGCAGTATCTAAAACTAAGCCTTCAACTGATATTTTAGAGGCTTACGAAGCTGGTCAACGTATTTTCGGTGAAAATAAAATTCAAGAAATGGTAACAAAATACGATGAGTTACCAAAAGATATTCAGTGGCACATGATTGGTCATTTACAAAGAAATAAAGTGAAATACATGGCTCACTTTGTAGATTTAATTCATGGAGTTGACAGTTTTAAGACACTTTTAGAGATTAATAAACAAGCACTTAAGCACGACAGAGTCATTAATTGTCTATTACAAGCTCGTATTGCGAAAGAAGAAACAAAATTCGGATTGCCATTCGATGAAATCAAAAATATTCTTAATTCAAAAGAATTTAGTAACTTAAACAACGTAAAAGTTGTCGGTTTGATGGGAATGGCTACTTTTACAGATAATCAAGATCAATTAACAAAAGAATTTTCTTCATTATATAATCTATATAATGATCTTAAAGAAAATAATGCTGATTTTTCTATTTTATCAATGGGAATGAGCGGCGACTACAAGTTAGCCATAGAATGTGGAAGTACAATGGTTCGAATAGGAAGTTCTATTTTTGGAGCTAGAAATTACAAAAAGTAA
- a CDS encoding exonuclease domain-containing protein — MYVILDIETTGGKFNEEGITEIAVYKFDGHSIVDQFITLVNPEKEIQEFVVSLTGINNKMLRNAPKFHEIAKRIVEITENCIIVAHNAAFDYRMLKTEFNRLGYNYFRNTLCTVSLSKKLIPEQPSYSLGKLCRNLGIPVTDRHRANGDALATVKLFQLLLEKDKEKNIVQQTIKYVDNRNHKLKIKNILDDLPEEEGIYYVHNEEGNVIFIGRGKNIRFEANKLFLKQSKRALKIKDKVDSITFENTGNELFTRLKYYLQLDTLKPKYNIIRKRKMTEKNFGHDHFIFISKGRIPEENAVILVENNEVIGYAYTNLSYQTNKIEILKNILTPVKNKMLAKTIIKNYLTTNNADKIVRYELENNL; from the coding sequence ATGTATGTAATTTTAGATATTGAGACCACTGGTGGAAAATTTAACGAAGAAGGAATTACCGAAATAGCGGTATATAAGTTCGATGGTCATTCAATAGTTGATCAATTTATAACTTTAGTAAATCCTGAAAAGGAAATACAAGAGTTTGTTGTTAGTTTAACAGGAATCAACAACAAAATGCTTCGTAATGCTCCAAAATTCCATGAAATAGCTAAACGTATAGTTGAAATTACAGAAAACTGTATTATTGTTGCACATAATGCTGCTTTCGACTACAGAATGCTAAAAACTGAATTCAATCGTTTAGGTTATAACTACTTCAGAAATACGTTGTGTACAGTTTCATTAAGTAAAAAACTGATTCCAGAACAACCTTCATACAGTTTGGGTAAATTATGTAGAAACTTGGGAATTCCTGTCACAGATAGACATAGAGCAAATGGAGATGCTTTAGCTACTGTAAAATTATTTCAACTTCTCTTAGAAAAGGACAAAGAAAAAAATATTGTTCAACAAACTATAAAGTATGTAGATAATAGAAATCATAAACTTAAAATTAAAAACATACTTGATGATCTTCCTGAAGAAGAAGGTATTTATTATGTGCATAATGAAGAAGGCAATGTTATTTTTATAGGTAGAGGTAAAAACATTCGGTTTGAAGCTAATAAACTGTTTTTGAAACAATCTAAACGTGCTTTAAAAATAAAAGATAAAGTAGACTCTATAACTTTTGAAAATACAGGTAATGAATTATTTACACGTTTAAAATATTATTTACAATTAGATACTTTAAAGCCCAAATACAATATTATTCGTAAAAGAAAAATGACTGAAAAGAATTTTGGTCATGATCATTTTATTTTCATTTCTAAAGGAAGAATTCCAGAAGAAAATGCTGTAATTTTAGTAGAAAATAATGAAGTTATTGGATACGCTTATACCAATTTGTCGTATCAAACAAATAAAATAGAAATACTTAAAAATATTTTAACGCCTGTTAAAAATAAAATGTTAGCTAAAACAATTATCAAAAATTATTTAACCACTAATAATGCTGATAAAATTGTACGATACGAACTAGAAAATAATTTGTAA
- a CDS encoding ion transporter, translating to MSTQKTKRNWKEKLHEIIYEADTPEGKLFDVILLIAILFSITIVMLESVNTINDKYSYVLNISEWAITILFTIEYILRVISIKKPSKYIFSFYGIIDLLSTIPKYLSVIFVGTNTLVALRALRLLRVFRILKLARFIGESNHLSQAIKASLARISVFLFFVLIICIILGSLMYLIEGAENGFTSIPRSVYWAIVTLTTVGYGDIAPGTPLGQFIASAIMILGYAIIAIPTGIVSSEIVKKTELDLNTQSCPHCATEGHDDDAIYCYNCGNKLHE from the coding sequence TTGAGTACTCAAAAAACCAAAAGAAACTGGAAAGAAAAACTTCATGAAATTATTTATGAAGCAGATACACCTGAAGGAAAACTTTTTGATGTAATTCTTTTAATAGCTATCCTTTTTAGTATAACTATTGTTATGTTAGAAAGTGTAAATACTATCAATGATAAATACAGTTATGTTCTAAATATATCAGAATGGGCAATAACAATACTCTTTACTATAGAATACATCTTGAGAGTTATTTCTATTAAAAAACCTTCAAAATATATTTTTAGTTTTTATGGTATCATCGATCTTTTATCTACCATTCCTAAATATCTTTCCGTAATTTTTGTAGGTACGAACACTTTAGTTGCTTTAAGAGCATTGCGACTATTACGTGTATTTAGAATTTTAAAATTAGCACGATTTATAGGTGAATCTAATCACTTATCACAAGCAATAAAAGCTAGTTTAGCTAGAATTTCAGTTTTTTTATTTTTTGTTTTAATCATCTGTATCATTTTAGGATCGTTAATGTATTTAATTGAAGGCGCAGAAAATGGTTTTACAAGTATACCTAGAAGTGTATATTGGGCCATAGTAACACTTACAACTGTTGGTTATGGAGACATTGCTCCAGGAACTCCTTTAGGACAATTTATTGCGAGTGCAATCATGATTTTAGGTTATGCTATAATTGCTATTCCTACAGGAATTGTTTCTTCAGAAATCGTGAAGAAAACTGAATTAGATTTAAATACACAATCTTGCCCTCATTGCGCTACTGAAGGTCATGATGATGATGCTATTTACTGTTATAATTGTGGAAATAAGCTACACGAATAA
- the miaA gene encoding tRNA (adenosine(37)-N6)-dimethylallyltransferase MiaA, giving the protein MNTLITIVGPTAIGKTALSIKLAKYFNCDVLSCDSRQFYKEMAIGTAVPEPFELEAAQHHFIQNRSVFEDYNVGSFEKDAIKKLNQLFTENPTQIMVGGSGLYVDAVLRGLDYFPDVDPNIRKKLSKELEENGIETLQEKLKELDLKSYEKIAIDNPHRLIRALEICIGTNKPYSYFINKEKEPRNFKSIKIGLIADREIIYDRINRRVDIMIENGLLEEAKALFPHKDLNALQTVGYRELFEYFDGNWDLDFAISEIKKNTRRFAKRQLTWFRRDTETLWFDFKDDHKQIINKIEDLQRENLNSKS; this is encoded by the coding sequence ATGAATACATTAATCACTATCGTAGGACCAACAGCAATTGGTAAAACTGCACTAAGTATAAAATTAGCAAAATACTTTAATTGTGATGTTTTATCCTGTGATTCTAGACAGTTTTATAAAGAAATGGCTATAGGAACTGCCGTTCCTGAACCTTTTGAATTAGAAGCTGCTCAACATCACTTTATTCAAAATAGAAGTGTTTTTGAAGATTATAATGTCGGTAGTTTTGAAAAAGATGCCATTAAAAAACTTAATCAATTATTCACTGAAAATCCAACTCAAATTATGGTTGGTGGAAGTGGATTATATGTTGATGCTGTTTTAAGAGGTTTAGATTATTTTCCTGATGTAGATCCAAATATTAGAAAAAAATTATCTAAGGAACTTGAAGAAAATGGCATTGAAACTTTACAAGAAAAGTTAAAAGAATTGGATCTTAAATCTTATGAAAAAATAGCAATTGATAATCCACATAGACTTATTCGTGCTTTAGAAATATGCATTGGTACGAATAAACCTTACTCCTATTTCATCAATAAAGAAAAGGAACCCAGAAATTTTAAATCTATCAAAATTGGATTAATTGCTGATCGTGAAATTATTTACGATCGTATAAATCGAAGAGTAGATATTATGATAGAAAACGGTTTGTTAGAAGAAGCTAAAGCTTTATTTCCTCATAAAGATTTAAATGCGTTACAAACTGTTGGATATCGTGAGCTTTTTGAATATTTTGATGGAAACTGGGATTTAGATTTTGCAATTTCTGAAATTAAAAAGAATACAAGACGATTTGCAAAAAGACAATTAACTTGGTTTAGAAGAGATACAGAAACTCTTTGGTTTGATTTTAAAGATGATCACAAACAGATCATTAATAAAATAGAAGATCTTCAAAGAGAAAATTTGAATTCAAAATCATAA
- the blaOXA gene encoding class D beta-lactamase — protein MKLFKLLLILLLIVSCKETKKQNIKAGVLKNESQKDSLVISIQKILDREKLKGSILVYDTQKKTYYSNDFDWAKTGKLPASTYKIPNSIIALELGIVNNDSTLLKWSDESRRLKLWEQDLTFKKAFHYSCVPCYQEIARKIGVQRMRDNVAKLDYGSIELDSTTIDNFWLQGNSKITQFQQIDFLRRFYNVELPIDKRTVVIMKRMMVINDNEVYKLSGKTGWSIVDEKSNGWFVGYVEKNDNVIYFATNVEPLPEFDMSLFPKARKQITMEALKNLNCMQ, from the coding sequence ATGAAATTATTTAAACTTCTTCTGATTTTATTACTTATTGTTTCATGTAAAGAGACAAAAAAACAAAATATAAAAGCAGGCGTGCTTAAAAATGAGTCTCAAAAAGATAGTTTGGTTATCTCTATTCAGAAAATACTAGATAGAGAAAAATTAAAAGGTTCAATTCTTGTTTACGATACTCAGAAGAAAACTTATTATTCCAATGATTTTGATTGGGCAAAAACAGGGAAATTACCAGCATCTACTTATAAAATTCCAAATTCAATAATTGCTTTAGAATTAGGAATTGTAAATAATGATAGTACGCTTTTAAAATGGAGTGATGAGTCGAGAAGATTAAAGTTATGGGAACAAGACTTAACCTTTAAAAAGGCATTTCACTATTCATGCGTACCGTGCTATCAAGAAATTGCTAGGAAAATAGGAGTACAACGAATGCGAGATAATGTAGCTAAGCTAGATTATGGTAGCATAGAATTAGATTCAACAACGATCGATAATTTTTGGCTTCAAGGAAACTCAAAAATTACACAATTTCAACAAATTGATTTCTTACGTCGTTTCTACAATGTTGAATTACCAATAGATAAGAGAACAGTTGTTATCATGAAAAGAATGATGGTTATAAATGATAATGAAGTTTATAAATTAAGTGGTAAAACAGGTTGGTCTATCGTAGATGAAAAGAGTAATGGATGGTTTGTAGGCTATGTAGAAAAAAATGATAATGTGATTTACTTCGCCACAAATGTTGAACCTTTACCGGAATTTGATATGAGTTTGTTTCCAAAAGCAAGAAAACAAATAACTATGGAAGCTTTGAAGAACCTTAACTGTATGCAATAA